The Euwallacea similis isolate ESF13 unplaced genomic scaffold, ESF131.1 scaffold_57, whole genome shotgun sequence genome includes a region encoding these proteins:
- the LOC136419020 gene encoding uncharacterized protein, producing the protein MEVEKEQMDKQIKLLELKCKHMNDTIEKANWERLVKTNLLDVRSFIDYFDRNCITNNSNERNRRFTLFIQNEDEQLKEWGLPQIKFTKIFPQLYEKVCKAAHPTFFAENALIITNISLEPTELKIIGFLWDKLKLPKEKLQVKNENKLSCIFEEYKNKN; encoded by the exons ATGGAAGTTGAGAAAGAACAAATggacaaacaaataaaacttttagagTTAAAGTGCAAGCATATGAATGATACTATA GAAAAGGCCAATTGGGAGAGATTGGTAAAAACTAATTTGTTAGACGTACGAAGCTTCATCGACTATTTTGATCGGAACTGCATAACTAACAACTCAAACGAACGAAACAGAAGATTTACGCTATTCATACAAAATGAAGACGAACAACTGAAAGAGTGGGGTTTACCCcaaatcaaatttacaaaaatattcccCCAGTTGTATGAGAAAGTCTGCAAGGCAGCACATCCTACATTCTTTGCAGAAAATgcattaataataacaaacatAAGCTTAGAACCAACGGAACTCAAAATTATTGGCTTTTTATGGGATAAGTTAAAATtaccaaaagaaaaattacaagttaaaaatgaaaacaaattatcatgtatatttgaagagtacaagaataaaaattaa